GTAAAATGAATTTTTATCTCAATCTGCTCAATGACACGGTTCGTCTGGAAGACGAAAATCCCAGTATTGGCATTATTCTTTGCAAGGAAAAAAAACGAACAACTGTGGAATACGCCTTGGGGCAGGTCAATCAACCCATGGGCGTCGCCGAATATCGCCTGACTCGAGAACTCCCCCAGGAATGGAGTCAACTGCTTCCCAGTGTGGAAGACATTGAACAAGAAATGAATTTTTTAAAAACTTGATCCGAAGGCTCTCTGTTTGAGCGTTCCTTAACCTTTGACAGAACAAATATTATGGCTGATATTGACAAACTCCCGTTGACCTCCATGAATATTCCAGAGGAACAACAAAATAAATTGAAAGAGCTTTTTCCTGAAGTGTTTACGGAAGGCAATAAAATCGACTGGAATAAACTCCGGTTGACATTGGGAGAACAAATTGACGTGGGCAAGGAACGCTACGGGATGAACTGGCCGGGAAAGGCGGACTGTTTCAAGACGATCCAACAACCCAGTATCGGCACACTGGTTCCCTGCCCGGAAGAAAGTGTGGATTTTGACACCACCCAAAACCTGTTCATTGAAGGGGACAACCTCGAAGTTTTGAAACTCCTGCAAAAAAGCTATCTGGGCAAAGTGAAGATGATCTACATTGATCCCCCATACAACACCGGCAACGACTTCATTTATCCTGATAACTACTCGGAATCACTGGAAACTTATCTCTCCTATACAGGACAGGTGGATGAAGCAGGACGGAAATTCAGCACCAATACCGATACCGATGGACGCTTTCACAGCAAGTGGATGAACATGATGTATCCCCGTCTGTTTTTGGCAAAGAATTTGTTGCGGGAAGATGGGGTTATTTTTGTGAGTATTGATGAAAATGAAGCGAAAAACTTACGAGCAGTGATGGATGAAATTTTTGGGGAAGAGAATTTTTCTGGCGAGATCGTTTGGAAAAATAGCAGTAAAAACGATCAAGCATACATATCAATTCAACATGAATATATTCTTTGTTATGTTAGAAACAAGAGTGAAAATAATGGAGAATGGAGTGAAAAAAAAGAAGGACTTAATGAAATTTATAAGGCATTTGATGGATTTAGGAAAAAACATGGTAATAAATGGGATAAAATTCATGAAGAAGCTGTTGCGTGGTATAAACAATTCCCAGAATCAAATCCTATTTTTTCAAGTAAACATTATTCTTGGATGGATGAAAACGGGGTATATTTCCCCGATAACATTTCAGGTCCAAACTTTGGTCAGTATAGATATGATGTGATACACCCTGTTGCTGGAAAGGTTTGCAAAGAACCCTCAAGTGGTTGGCGATTTCCTGAAGAAACTATGAAACAAAGAATTGCAGATAATCTAGTGCATTTTGGGAAAGATGAATCTACGATTCCTAATAACAAAACTTATTTAAAAAATACTGAATCCCAAAGTTTATCAAGCATTAAATACAAAGACGGGAGGGTGGCTTCTAAATTATTAATTAAACTCTTAGGGGGAAATTATTTTACTAATCCAAAGGATGCTAACTTGTTAGGTTTAATTATAAAAGCAGTTCTTAAAGATAATTGTGGAATCATCCTCGATTTCTTCTCCGGCTCCTGCACCACCGCCCATGCTGTTCTCGACCTCAACAAAAGTGATGGAGGTAATCGTAAATTCATCATGGTTCAGTTACCAGAACTGTGTGATGAAAACTCAGAAGCCTACAAAGCAGGATATAAAACCATAGCGGACATAGGCAAAGAACGGATTCGCCGAGTGATCAAAAAAATCAAGGAAGAGCAGAATTCCCCACAAGGTGATTTGCTGGAACAAGATCAGCCCTTTCAAGATTTAGGTTTCAAGGTTTTCAAACTATCCAAATCCAATTTCAATATCTGGAACGCCAATGTTGAAAAAGCTCCTGAGTCGATTCAGCAACAATTGGAACTTCATATTGATCACATTGATCAAAAATCCTCTCAAGAAGCCATTCTTTACGAAATTTTGCTCAAATCCGGTTTTGAACTGACCACTGCCATTGAAAAACTGAATATTGAGAGCAAAACAGTGTTCTCCATTGCGGAAGGAGAACTGTTGATTTGTCTGGAAAAGCAACTCACCCTGGAAGTGATCCGAGCCATTGCGGAACGAAAACCCTCACGAGTGGTGTGTCTGGATGAAGGTTTCCAACACAATGACCAACTCAAAACCAACGCTGTTCAAATCATGAAAAGCAAAGGTGTTCTTAACTTCAGAACCGTATAACAGGAGGTGTCTATGTATGCCATTGAGTTTGAATCCCATATTAAAAACGGAATGATTGAAATCCCTGAAGAGTATAAAACCCAAATCCCCGCAACCTTTCGAGTGATTGTGTTGACTCAGGAAAACATTTTAGCGAAAACAGAGTCCACCACCACTTCGGATGATCGTCCGTTTGCTTCCTTGAGTGAAGAGGAAAAACAACAACGGATTCAATCTGTTCGAGGGAAATATAGAGGTTTGATCTCCAGCAGTGATGAATTCGCGCGTCGCAAACAAGAAGAAATCGATTTGGAGGGATGATGCCTTATGTTTTAGATGCCTGCGCACTGATTGCTTTTTTGGATGATGAACCGGGAGCGGATGTTGTGGATACCTGTTTAGAAACAGGAAAGTGTTATCTGCATGCCATCAATGCGTGTGAAGTTTATTACGATATCTGGAAAAAATCAGGGGAGAGTGTAGCGACAACGATAGTAGAACGATTAGCTTTATTGGGTATTTTTCTCCAAGATGACATGGATATCACCTTTTGGCAACAAGTTGGCAGATTGAAAGCCGAAATCAAGAGGATTTCTCTGGCTGATTGCTTCGCTGTCGTATTGGCTCAGAAAACAGGCTCGACCCTCCTGACATCAGACCACCACGAATTTGACCCCATTGTTCCTCTGAATTTATGTTCCATTCAATTTATTCGGTAAATCATGAAACTCAAATTTGATTCAACACAGCCCCACCAACTGGCAGCAGTGCAAAGTCTCGTTGATTTATTTGATGGACAGCCTCTCAACCCAGATGGATATACCATTTCAATTGATACCAAAGATCAGCAGTATCATGGCGGAACTATTCAGGAAGAGTTAGGTTACGGCAACCAGCTTTTACTTTCCGAAGAAGCTCTCTGGAAAAATCTCCATAAAATTCAGGAAAGCAATGAACTGGATGTCACCCCTCAAGAGAAACTGGAAGAATACGGCATGAATTTCTCCGTGGAGATGGAAACAGGAACTGGAAAAACCTATGTGTACCTCCGCACCATCTTTGAACTGAGTCAAAAGTACGGCTTCAAGAAATTCATTATCGTGGTTCCGAGTGTCGCCATTCGGGAAGGCACTCTCAAAAATATTGAAATCACCAAAGAACATTTCAAGGCGCTTTACAACAACATCGAGTTTGAATCGTTTGTCTATGACAGCAAAAAAGCAAATCGGTTGCGGCATTTCGCTACCAGCAACCAGTTACAAATCATGGTGATCAACATAGATTCTTTCAACAAGAAGGACATTTCCGTGATTCATAAGGAAAGCGATAAACTTTCCGGTCATCAACCGATTGAATTTGTACAGGCAACCCATCCCTTTGTAATCGTTGACGAACCGCAAAGTGTGGACAACACACCCAAAGCTCAGGACGCCATTAAAACGCTGAACCCTCTTGCCATTTTCCGTTATTCAGCCACTCACAGGAATCTTTACAATCTTGTCTACAAGCTCGATCCGATCAAGGCTTATAAATACCGTTTGGTAAAGCAGGTTATTGTAGCCTCGGCAAGGGGCGACAACGGTCAAAATGACGCCTATATCAAATTGCTTGAGGTTGATAACAAAAAAGGAATTAAGGCAAGAATTCGGATTCATTCAAAAACAAAAAACGGGATCAAGGAAGATACGATCTGGGTCAAACAGAATGATGACCTGTTTATCCGATCCAATGAACGAGAAGCTTATCGGAACGGTTTTGAAATACTGGAAATCAGTGCGGAACCGGGAAATGAATACATTGAGTTTACATGGGGAAGACTGAATTTGGGACAGGAACGCGGAGGTATTCAGGAAGATTTAACCGAAATTCAAATTCATAACACCATCAACAAACATTTGGAGAAAGAACTTCAACTCAAGGAAAAAGGGATCAAGGTTCTGAGCCTGTTCTTCATAGACCGAGTCGTGAATTATCGTGAATATGACAGTGACGGGAACCCCCAAAAAGGAAAATTCGCCAAAATTTTTGAACAGCACTACGAGGCACTTATTAAACTTCCGAAATACAATGGTTTGAAAGGATACCCCGTTGAAAAAATTCATGACGGTTATTTTTCTCAAGATAAAAAGGGAATTCTCAAGGATACGACAGGATCAACCCAGGCGGATGATGACACCTACGCGAAAATCATGCGGAACAAGGAACAATTGCTTTCACTGGATGAACCATTGAAATTCATTTTTTCCCATTCGGCTTTGCGTGAAGGTTGGGACAATCCGAACGTGTTTCAAATCTGCACCTTGAATGAAACCCGCTCTGTCATGAAAAAGCGTCAGGAAATTGGACGAGGATTACGATTACCGGTGAATCAGGAAGGAGAACGGGTGTTTGATGAAAACATCAATAAGCTCACGGTTGTGGCAAACGAAAGTTATGATGAGTTTGCCGCAAAGCTCCAAACCGAATACGAGGAAGATTGCGGAGTTACCTTTGGCAAAGTACCGAAAATCGGTTTTTCCAAACTGACTAAAATTGTAGATGATCAGGAAATTCCACTGGGACAGAAGAATTCAGAAAAAATATGGACGGAATTAGTTGCCAAAGGATTCATGGATGAAAAAGGGAAAATCCAATCTTCATTCAATCCTAAAAAGCCTGATTTCAGTCTGGGATTATCGGCGGAGTTTCAACCACTGGAAGCGGAAATTGTGACTGTTCTGCAATCCTTTCAGTTGGAACGTCATATCAAGAAGGATGAAGAACCCCAAAAATTACAAATCAATAAACAGGTATTTCTTGATCCGGAATTTGAAAAACTGTGGGATCGCATTAAACACCGCACGACCTATGCGGTGGAATATTCCACCCAGGAATTGATCACCAATACGGTGAAAGCTATTAAGCGGATGGAACACATTGAATCTGTGAAAGTTTCTTATCGGGAAGATTTGCTGAATATAGAAAATAAAGGTGTTACCACTGTCAATATTAAGGGCCACGACATCAAAATTGAATATACCGGAGGATTGCCGGATATTCTGGCCTATCTCCAAAAAGAAACCGAATTGACCAGACGTACTTTGGTTTCCATTTTGACGGACAGCGGTCGCTTGGCTGAATTTGCGGTGAATCCCCAAAAATTCATGGATGCGGTCGGAAATATCATCAAACGTGAACTGCATAAACTGATGATTGACGGAATCAAATATGAAAAACTCACGGATGGGATGATCGAATGGAGTATGCAACTTTTTAAAGACCGGGAGATCCTGAGTTATCTGAACAACCGTCTGGATGTTCATAAATCCGTTTATGACGCAGTCGTCTATGATAGCGAAGTAGAACGCAAGTTTGCCGAAGAAATGGACAGACGGACAGACATTAAGCTATTTGTAAAACTCCCTGCCTGGTTCAAGATAGAAACACCGATTGGGGAATACAATCCCGATTGGGCCATAGTGAAGCATTTTGACGAAACCGTTTATCTTGTCCGTGAAACCAAAGGCACCAAGGATTTTGAAAAACTCCGCAACTTGGAAGCCGATAAAATCCGCTGTGGCAAAAAACACTTTGAAAGTTTGGCGGTTGATTTTCAGGTGGTGGTGAGTGCGGGGGGTCTGTAATTTGTTGTTATACAAATTCACGAAAATTATTCTGAATGGACAAATGATATGCAGGGCAATTATTGGCATTTATATCAAAAAACAAACATTCAGTCTGGTCATTACTGGCAGGACGGTGGTCTCTGTAAGCTGGTTTGTGAATAATAATATCAGTAGCTTATAAAGCCAAGTTTTGAACTCAAGTTCCAGGAAAATCAATGGCCTGCGAGAGATAAAAGTACCTAATTTGATCTAACTCCACCAGTTTGCATAGACTTCTTTACGATTTTTCCTCGGGATAAAATAGATTATGATAGAAAATTAGTGCGAAACTTGGTAAGCATTTTGGTAAGCAAAATGGGTACAATCTGGGGTATATTCGATGAAATTACGGTAAATACCAATTTTTAATTTATACCAACAATATCAAAATATTAGTAACAATAATTAGCTCTCGGTAACTCATGAAAAAAGGTGGGGTAGCGGGTTCGACTCCCGCCACCTCCACCATTTGCACACGTTACCACACTTTATTTTTCCCTACTCCAGACCTGTAAAACCTCTTTGTGTTCACTCTTTGATTACAGACAACACCACGGTATTGGTCGAACACCAAGTTAGCCAACACCGAATTGACCCATCATGGTGAGACCTATCTCGATTGACAGGAATGATTGACATTTTCCCTGTTACCAAGATAGTTTCCATTTGCTATACATCATTATGCGTCATTTGTTGGTATACTTTGAACGGGTGAAACTATGATTTTTTCTCATCCTGAATTGATGTTCAACCAGCCGGAAACTATTGCCATTTCGCGTGTTTCATAACGATAGCTTTCATTAAAAAATTTCCAGCTTGCGGATGCTATGCTGATTTCCATATTTAATAAGCACATTTTCACCGCGTTCTTGATTTTATCTTTAATTGCCATAACAAAACATGGTCCCTGAAACCAGTCCATATGCGGCCATTTATCCGCTGAGTGCCAACCCGCCGACATGGGGTCATGCGGATATTGTATCCCGGGCCGCAAAAATTTTTGATAAGGTTTACTGGTCTGTCGCCTTCAATCCTGATAAAAAATATCTATTTTCAGTGGAAGAACGGATGTCCATGATGCAGGTTTATATTGATCATTTCCAACTGACCAATGTGATACCGGATTCCTACACAGGTTCCACCGTGCGGTATGCTCAACAGAAACAGGTGCATGTGCTCATCAAGGGATTGCGCAATTACAGCGATTTTCAGCAGGAATTCCAGCAGGCCGTAGGGAATAAGGGCATTGACGAAAAAATGGAAACTTTTTGTTTGTTTGGAGCACCCGGCCTGACAGTGGTCAGTTCTTCACTGGTCCGTGAACTGGCATTTCTGGGGGAAGACATCACGCCCTATGTTCATCCGGCAGTCGCACAACGAGTGTCTGAAATCATTCATCATTCAAAAACGTAACCGAGGTTCCGGACATGGTACATGCTCAACCCCGACCTTTTCCTGTGATCAGCTACACCATTGCGCAAGTTATTGGTATTTTGCTGGTGTTGTCGATGGTTACTGTTGATTTTTATGACCCCACCGTATTCAATCAGGTTTATCCTTCAGGCGGCATACAGAACTGGCTGGGGATTGGAGGAGCCTTGATCGGAGGTTCCCTGGTTGAACTGCTTGGAATCTCTGCCCTGCTGATTCCATGGTTCATTTCCCAACTGCCGTTTGCGGCCCTCAAAGCGTCTATGGGAACCAGACTTTACCATGCCTTTGTGGTGGTGTTCATGCTTTCCGTGATTCAGGCAACTCTCGAATCCCTGTTTTGGCCATTGTTCTCTACCCGCGATGCCACCATGTTTCTGTTCCATTCCGGATATCTGGGAATGATGGCGGCATCCTGGCTTACCCAAACCACAGGTCTGATGGAAGGCTCTGTTATGGCCCTGCTGGCCCTGCTGTTTTCCAGCCTCAAGATCTATCAGGCCATGCCCTTCATTGCGACGGGAATCTTGATCCAGCGTGGCTACATGTTGTCAGTGATGATTTTTCTGTTAATTTTAAAACAGCTAAAACTGACCCGAATCAAGTTGAACACATACCATCTGCCTTTCCGTCGGAAATCTGATACTTACGCGGATTCACTCGATTCCCTTTCAATTCCCTGTGAAGAAGACCTGGAGGCCCCCCCTGCTTATG
This genomic interval from SAR324 cluster bacterium contains the following:
- a CDS encoding site-specific DNA-methyltransferase; translation: MDKLPLTSMNIPEEQQNKLKELFPEVFTEGNKIDWNKLRLTLGEQIDVGKERYGMNWPGKADCFKTIQQPSIGTLVPCPEESVDFDTTQNLFIEGDNLEVLKLLQKSYLGKVKMIYIDPPYNTGNDFIYPDNYSESLETYLSYTGQVDEAGRKFSTNTDTDGRFHSKWMNMMYPRLFLAKNLLREDGVIFVSIDENEAKNLRAVMDEIFGEENFSGEIVWKNSSKNDQAYISIQHEYILCYVRNKSENNGEWSEKKEGLNEIYKAFDGFRKKHGNKWDKIHEEAVAWYKQFPESNPIFSSKHYSWMDENGVYFPDNISGPNFGQYRYDVIHPVAGKVCKEPSSGWRFPEETMKQRIADNLVHFGKDESTIPNNKTYLKNTESQSLSSIKYKDGRVASKLLIKLLGGNYFTNPKDANLLGLIIKAVLKDNCGIILDFFSGSCTTAHAVLDLNKSDGGNRKFIMVQLPELCDENSEAYKAGYKTIADIGKERIRRVIKKIKEEQNSPQGDLLEQDQPFQDLGFKVFKLSKSNFNIWNANVEKAPESIQQQLELHIDHIDQKSSQEAILYEILLKSGFELTTAIEKLNIESKTVFSIAEGELLICLEKQLTLEVIRAIAERKPSRVVCLDEGFQHNDQLKTNAVQIMKSKGVLNFRTV
- a CDS encoding type II toxin-antitoxin system VapC family toxin — encoded protein: MMPYVLDACALIAFLDDEPGADVVDTCLETGKCYLHAINACEVYYDIWKKSGESVATTIVERLALLGIFLQDDMDITFWQQVGRLKAEIKRISLADCFAVVLAQKTGSTLLTSDHHEFDPIVPLNLCSIQFIR
- a CDS encoding DEAD/DEAH box helicase family protein, with the protein product MKLKFDSTQPHQLAAVQSLVDLFDGQPLNPDGYTISIDTKDQQYHGGTIQEELGYGNQLLLSEEALWKNLHKIQESNELDVTPQEKLEEYGMNFSVEMETGTGKTYVYLRTIFELSQKYGFKKFIIVVPSVAIREGTLKNIEITKEHFKALYNNIEFESFVYDSKKANRLRHFATSNQLQIMVINIDSFNKKDISVIHKESDKLSGHQPIEFVQATHPFVIVDEPQSVDNTPKAQDAIKTLNPLAIFRYSATHRNLYNLVYKLDPIKAYKYRLVKQVIVASARGDNGQNDAYIKLLEVDNKKGIKARIRIHSKTKNGIKEDTIWVKQNDDLFIRSNEREAYRNGFEILEISAEPGNEYIEFTWGRLNLGQERGGIQEDLTEIQIHNTINKHLEKELQLKEKGIKVLSLFFIDRVVNYREYDSDGNPQKGKFAKIFEQHYEALIKLPKYNGLKGYPVEKIHDGYFSQDKKGILKDTTGSTQADDDTYAKIMRNKEQLLSLDEPLKFIFSHSALREGWDNPNVFQICTLNETRSVMKKRQEIGRGLRLPVNQEGERVFDENINKLTVVANESYDEFAAKLQTEYEEDCGVTFGKVPKIGFSKLTKIVDDQEIPLGQKNSEKIWTELVAKGFMDEKGKIQSSFNPKKPDFSLGLSAEFQPLEAEIVTVLQSFQLERHIKKDEEPQKLQINKQVFLDPEFEKLWDRIKHRTTYAVEYSTQELITNTVKAIKRMEHIESVKVSYREDLLNIENKGVTTVNIKGHDIKIEYTGGLPDILAYLQKETELTRRTLVSILTDSGRLAEFAVNPQKFMDAVGNIIKRELHKLMIDGIKYEKLTDGMIEWSMQLFKDREILSYLNNRLDVHKSVYDAVVYDSEVERKFAEEMDRRTDIKLFVKLPAWFKIETPIGEYNPDWAIVKHFDETVYLVRETKGTKDFEKLRNLEADKIRCGKKHFESLAVDFQVVVSAGGL
- the coaD gene encoding pantetheine-phosphate adenylyltransferase, with protein sequence MVPETSPYAAIYPLSANPPTWGHADIVSRAAKIFDKVYWSVAFNPDKKYLFSVEERMSMMQVYIDHFQLTNVIPDSYTGSTVRYAQQKQVHVLIKGLRNYSDFQQEFQQAVGNKGIDEKMETFCLFGAPGLTVVSSSLVRELAFLGEDITPYVHPAVAQRVSEIIHHSKT
- a CDS encoding DNA translocase FtsK 4TM domain-containing protein, whose amino-acid sequence is MVHAQPRPFPVISYTIAQVIGILLVLSMVTVDFYDPTVFNQVYPSGGIQNWLGIGGALIGGSLVELLGISALLIPWFISQLPFAALKASMGTRLYHAFVVVFMLSVIQATLESLFWPLFSTRDATMFLFHSGYLGMMAASWLTQTTGLMEGSVMALLALLFSSLKIYQAMPFIATGILIQRGYMLSVMIFLLILKQLKLTRIKLNTYHLPFRRKSDTYADSLDSLSIPCEEDLEAPPAYEASSTTMTYESVHHGARLS